One part of the Candidatus Paceibacterota bacterium genome encodes these proteins:
- the mraZ gene encoding division/cell wall cluster transcriptional repressor MraZ, with the protein MLIGEYTHTIDDKNRLSLPVKFRKELGKKVVLTLWLDNCLSVFAPKEWEKISEKLSQSSMLSGDNRSFNRFMFAGATEAEVDSIGRILVPDFLRERSNLQEKVVIIGVENRAEIWNEKTWSEYKKSVEKKADSLAEKLGQAGIL; encoded by the coding sequence ATGCTCATCGGGGAATACACTCACACAATCGACGACAAAAACCGGCTCTCGCTTCCGGTAAAATTTCGAAAAGAATTGGGAAAAAAAGTGGTGCTCACGCTGTGGCTCGACAATTGTTTGTCCGTGTTTGCCCCCAAGGAATGGGAAAAGATTTCGGAGAAGCTTTCGCAGTCGTCTATGCTGTCGGGAGACAACAGAAGCTTCAACCGGTTTATGTTCGCAGGCGCAACAGAGGCGGAAGTTGATTCGATCGGACGTATTTTGGTTCCAGATTTTCTTCGCGAAAGATCAAATTTACAGGAAAAAGTAGTAATTATCGGAGTAGAAAATCGGGCGGAAATTTGGAATGAGAAGACGTGGAGTGAATATAAGAAGAGTGTGGAGAAGAAGGCGGATTCATTGGCAGAGAAGTTAGGACAGGCCGGAATTCTATGA
- the rsmH gene encoding 16S rRNA (cytosine(1402)-N(4))-methyltransferase RsmH has translation MIHTSVLLQESIDGLAITNGDVFLDCTINGGGHSEEVAKRFGQAVQIIGIDMDESALQRAEKRLLVQKAKFLLAQDNFRNVNKVLEKFGIQRANKILYDLGLSSNQFEDSGRGFSFQKDEPLLMTFKEKPTETDLTVKEILNSWDEENIADVIYGYGGETFSRRIAKGIVEARAVKPIETTGELVEIIKNATPAPYHRRKIHFATKTFQALRITANDEIRALKEGLEKGYAILAPKGRIAVISFHSIEDRIVKQFFKSKEKAEEAILITKKPIVPSREEVVRNPRSRSSKLRILEKR, from the coding sequence ATGATCCACACGAGTGTTCTTTTACAGGAATCAATAGATGGATTAGCGATCACAAATGGTGATGTTTTCCTTGACTGCACAATAAACGGCGGAGGCCACAGCGAAGAGGTAGCTAAGCGATTCGGACAAGCTGTGCAAATCATCGGAATTGATATGGATGAAAGTGCGCTCCAAAGGGCTGAAAAACGGCTCTTGGTACAGAAAGCAAAGTTTCTCCTTGCGCAGGATAACTTCCGAAATGTCAACAAAGTGCTTGAAAAATTTGGCATACAACGGGCGAACAAGATTTTGTACGATTTGGGACTCTCTTCCAATCAGTTCGAAGACTCGGGCAGGGGTTTTTCTTTCCAAAAAGACGAACCGCTTCTTATGACTTTTAAAGAAAAGCCGACAGAAACTGATTTGACGGTAAAAGAAATTTTGAACAGCTGGGACGAAGAAAATATCGCGGATGTGATTTACGGATACGGAGGCGAAACATTTTCACGACGGATTGCGAAGGGAATTGTGGAAGCGAGAGCGGTGAAGCCCATCGAAACAACGGGAGAGCTTGTAGAAATAATCAAAAATGCGACCCCAGCACCGTATCACCGCAGAAAAATCCATTTCGCGACGAAAACATTTCAGGCACTGCGCATTACTGCAAACGATGAAATCCGAGCGCTCAAAGAAGGACTGGAAAAAGGATACGCGATCCTCGCTCCGAAAGGCAGAATAGCGGTCATTTCATTCCACAGCATCGAAGACAGGATCGTAAAACAATTTTTTAAATCAAAAGAAAAGGCTGAAGAAGCTATTTTAATAACAAAAAAACCAATTGTGCCGAGCCGAGAGGAAGTAGTGAGAAACCCGCGTTCAAGAAGTTCAAAACTGCGTATTTTAGAAAAAAGATGA
- a CDS encoding penicillin-binding protein 2: MKIHSLSRIRIISIGLFLFAVLIVAKLYLVQVVDGHLYTDKADRQYVKPNENLFDRGSIFFQTRSGDLVSAATLKTGYLVSLSPKLVTDPETTFEKLESVIPLEKESFLEKAGKKADPYEEVARRVSEADAAKIESLKLPGVSLYKEKWRYYPGTTMAANVLGFVGSDGKSVAGQYGLEKYYEAELNRSDRNLNVNFFAEIFSDVSKTLVDDKQAEGDIVSTIEPSVQLFLEKQLKSLQAEWNPDTSGAIIIDPTNGEVYALASLPTFDPNNFNLQKNPRVFSNPLVDSVYEMGSIVKPLTMAAGIDSDTVTPTTTYDDRGFLELNGLKISNFDFRGRGVVPMQEVLNQSLNTGAATVALRMGKDLFSKYMLNYGLGEETGIDLPNESAGLVENLKSPRDIEHATAAYGQGIALTPIATVRALSTLGNGGVLIDPHVVKSLKYTVGLSKDLFTGREEKRVLKKETSETITKMLVEVVDKALRHGTMKLKNWSVAAKTGTAQIANPAGKGYYADRYLHSFFGYFPAYNPKFLVFMYMVYPKGANYASETLTTSFFDITKFLINYYEIPPDR, encoded by the coding sequence ATGAAGATCCACTCATTATCTAGAATACGCATCATTTCTATCGGACTTTTTCTGTTCGCGGTACTCATTGTTGCAAAGTTATATCTTGTTCAAGTGGTAGATGGCCATCTTTATACTGACAAAGCCGATCGCCAGTATGTAAAACCGAACGAAAACCTTTTTGACAGAGGTTCTATTTTTTTTCAAACTCGAAGCGGGGATTTGGTCAGCGCCGCGACCTTGAAAACTGGGTATCTTGTCTCACTCAGTCCTAAATTGGTGACAGATCCCGAAACCACGTTCGAAAAGTTGGAGAGCGTGATTCCGCTTGAAAAAGAATCTTTTTTGGAGAAAGCGGGCAAGAAAGCTGATCCATACGAGGAGGTGGCTCGAAGAGTTTCTGAAGCAGATGCCGCTAAAATCGAGAGCCTTAAACTTCCCGGAGTTTCTCTCTATAAAGAAAAATGGAGGTACTATCCTGGAACAACTATGGCCGCGAACGTGCTCGGGTTTGTTGGTTCTGATGGGAAATCTGTTGCCGGTCAATATGGTCTCGAAAAATATTATGAAGCCGAGCTGAATCGGAGTGATCGAAATTTGAATGTAAATTTTTTTGCTGAAATATTTTCTGACGTAAGCAAAACGCTCGTCGACGACAAACAGGCGGAAGGGGACATTGTTTCAACCATAGAGCCTTCAGTCCAGCTTTTTCTTGAAAAACAATTAAAGTCGCTTCAAGCAGAATGGAATCCTGATACTTCAGGCGCGATTATTATCGATCCGACAAATGGTGAAGTGTATGCGTTGGCTTCGCTTCCTACATTCGATCCAAACAATTTTAATCTTCAAAAAAATCCGCGGGTTTTTTCCAATCCGCTCGTCGATAGCGTGTATGAGATGGGTTCGATCGTAAAGCCACTTACCATGGCAGCCGGAATTGATTCGGACACTGTCACTCCTACAACAACTTACGATGATAGAGGATTTCTGGAACTGAACGGTTTGAAAATTTCGAACTTCGATTTTCGCGGCCGTGGGGTTGTTCCCATGCAGGAAGTGCTCAATCAGTCTTTGAATACCGGAGCGGCAACCGTCGCTCTTCGAATGGGGAAGGACCTCTTTTCCAAATATATGTTGAATTACGGTTTGGGCGAGGAGACTGGAATTGACCTCCCGAATGAATCAGCTGGACTTGTAGAAAACTTAAAAAGCCCTCGAGATATCGAGCATGCCACAGCAGCGTATGGGCAGGGAATTGCACTTACGCCGATCGCCACTGTCCGCGCGCTTTCTACGCTTGGGAACGGCGGGGTTCTCATTGATCCGCATGTGGTAAAAAGTCTCAAATACACGGTCGGGCTTTCAAAAGATCTGTTCACTGGCAGAGAGGAAAAACGAGTTCTCAAAAAAGAAACTTCAGAAACCATCACCAAAATGCTTGTAGAAGTGGTGGATAAAGCACTTCGTCATGGCACCATGAAGCTCAAGAATTGGAGCGTAGCGGCGAAAACCGGTACTGCCCAGATCGCAAACCCGGCAGGAAAAGGTTATTACGCAGACCGCTATCTCCACTCCTTTTTCGGTTATTTCCCAGCGTATAATCCGAAGTTTTTGGTCTTTATGTATATGGTGTACCCAAAAGGAGCGAATTATGCGTCAGAGACGCTGACCACTTCTTTCTTCGACATCACAAAATTTCTCATAAATTATTACGAAATTCCGCCGGATAGGTAG
- a CDS encoding ATP-dependent helicase produces the protein MKILLAGPGTGKTTNIKNIIQSKPNLDGVLIISFTNATVEDLKKSLIPIGVSPENCMTLHKFAVKYNHDKSRHVLDMLEISELSQISKSTSIGFDDLCNFFSATTFDQMIARFVSYAKSNPAYLKDKLSAYSVLIVDEYQDFNKNEQELIDLLVEVMSESYILGDDDQCIYDFKDADNDKIISLHSDPSHEKLEHEHKCYRCPDSVVDSATKLIKNNTKRVDKKWEKTGKAGTIVQKQFPSNTNTADYILDEVQKVIGASTDEKVLILSPVRFLVENLTNRLDGSGIDYKNYFVAKVEPEIIRKSWVLRSLFGKHKYLNLALIGYNVLSSRKKLYETIKKHYASGQDFAELFGVVASKLPNEAKATYVDIDTALQEPYFLDLADFYNNAEGDTEDEKLENLFVLIEEDVEKRVNIMSIHKSKGLGAEHVFMIGLIEGVIPNRAKGNDTIESQRRLFYVGMTRAKKALHLISSISIEGKHVNTVNKDDFKFDVRSRLWKGKASRFIEEINA, from the coding sequence ATGAAAATACTACTCGCAGGACCAGGGACTGGTAAAACAACAAACATAAAGAACATCATTCAATCAAAGCCAAATCTTGATGGTGTTTTGATTATCTCTTTTACCAACGCAACTGTTGAGGACCTGAAGAAGTCCCTGATACCGATTGGTGTCAGTCCTGAGAATTGTATGACCCTTCATAAGTTTGCTGTGAAATACAATCACGACAAAAGTAGGCACGTTCTCGATATGCTAGAGATTAGTGAGCTTTCTCAAATCTCAAAAAGCACTTCTATAGGGTTCGATGATTTGTGCAATTTCTTCTCAGCAACAACTTTTGACCAGATGATTGCTCGCTTTGTCAGCTATGCAAAATCAAACCCTGCATACCTCAAAGATAAGCTTTCAGCGTACTCCGTATTGATAGTGGATGAATACCAAGACTTCAATAAAAATGAGCAAGAACTCATTGATTTGCTCGTAGAAGTAATGAGCGAGAGTTATATTCTTGGTGATGATGACCAGTGTATCTACGACTTCAAAGATGCCGATAACGACAAGATTATTTCGCTCCACTCAGACCCTTCTCACGAGAAGCTTGAGCACGAACACAAGTGCTACAGATGTCCTGACAGTGTGGTAGATAGTGCTACGAAACTGATAAAGAACAACACAAAACGAGTAGACAAAAAATGGGAGAAGACAGGTAAAGCTGGGACTATTGTACAAAAACAGTTTCCTTCAAACACCAACACGGCAGACTATATCTTGGATGAGGTCCAGAAGGTCATTGGAGCTTCAACTGACGAGAAGGTTCTGATACTCAGTCCTGTGAGATTTCTCGTGGAGAACCTCACTAACCGACTTGATGGTTCTGGTATCGACTACAAGAACTATTTTGTTGCTAAAGTAGAGCCCGAAATCATTAGGAAATCGTGGGTACTGAGAAGTCTTTTTGGTAAGCATAAGTACCTCAATCTCGCATTGATTGGATACAATGTTTTGTCATCAAGAAAGAAGCTCTACGAGACCATCAAGAAACACTATGCCAGTGGACAGGACTTTGCAGAGCTATTTGGTGTGGTCGCAAGCAAACTTCCAAATGAAGCTAAAGCAACATATGTAGATATTGATACGGCACTTCAGGAGCCTTATTTCCTAGACCTAGCAGATTTCTACAACAATGCTGAGGGTGATACCGAAGACGAAAAGCTTGAAAACCTATTCGTGCTCATTGAGGAAGATGTGGAAAAACGAGTAAACATAATGTCTATACATAAGTCGAAAGGACTTGGTGCGGAGCACGTGTTTATGATTGGTCTTATTGAAGGTGTTATACCAAATCGTGCCAAAGGAAACGACACTATTGAGAGCCAACGAAGACTTTTCTATGTGGGTATGACAAGAGCAAAGAAAGCCCTGCATCTCATCTCAAGTATCAGTATTGAAGGAAAGCACGTGAACACAGTGAACAAAGATGACTTCAAGTTTGATGTACGTTCACGACTATGGAAAGGAAAAGCTTCGAGATTTATCGAAGAAATAAACGCATAG
- a CDS encoding DEAD/DEAH box helicase family protein, translating to MALHKDFPKDPYAILNPEIRWFPADEDLREKGFEKLIPPLVAELRKQVKAWRDNNYEGASDTSKALLTWWFKEEHTLYNQDGTSYNFRYYFSQREALETVVWLYEVAQVKDKYDLIRYNSTGVLSPQMFTEDWLRFVIKMATGAGKTKVMSLVIAWAYFHKLYEEGSNLAKNFLLIAPNVIVFERIKNDFEGNKIFFLDPVLPDNGYMGQNWQDDFQITLHLQDELKNVSDTGNIFLTNIHRVFESDVKDYDADDEDASEYFLGDKPVTKTNQGTVDLGMVVRDIDELIVINDEAHHIHEENAWLKSIRDIDNKLKQKGGGLSLQLDVTATPKNNKGAIFVQTISDYPLVEAIHQRVVKQPVVPDEASRGKLKEGQSVVFTEKWRDHIHLGVEEWRKTYEQLLPTNKKSLLFIMTDDTKNCDDVAQYLEMNYPELKGAVLTIHTNKSGEISESTTGRNQEELEQLRKQSNEIDSWESPYKVIVSVMMLKEGWDVKNVTTIVGLRPYASDSKILPEQTLGRGLRRMYFGRDDIDEYVSVIGTPAFMDFVESIKGEGVLLEKRLMGSGSKPISPMVIEIDKENTKKDIGKLDIEIPVMTARIQREYKNLADLDVSTFGNEKVQVKTFSEQEKREIVFKDVVAEAVHHTTILSGDIEPNYQSVVGFFAQAIMREMRLFGCYDILFGKVKDFVENHMFESKVELTDLNVLRNLSEVEYIKLIKDGFKKSINELTVQDKGDTEIKNYIKVSDARPFVVNDKAFLIPQKSVFNRIVGDSNFELEFSAFLEKCDDTISFAKNFQNKEATALRIEYKNAEGFIANYYPDFFVKVDEKQVYIIETKGREEEDDKIKFERLQKWCEDVNARQSRVVYKALYVKQEDYEKNPAKNFDELVRLFSK from the coding sequence ATGGCACTACACAAAGATTTTCCAAAAGACCCATACGCAATCCTCAATCCTGAAATTAGGTGGTTTCCTGCTGATGAGGACCTTCGAGAAAAAGGATTTGAGAAGCTCATTCCTCCTCTCGTTGCAGAACTTCGTAAGCAAGTAAAAGCGTGGCGAGATAATAATTATGAGGGTGCTAGCGATACCTCAAAAGCACTTTTGACGTGGTGGTTCAAAGAAGAACACACTCTCTACAATCAGGACGGTACATCCTACAACTTCCGATACTACTTCTCTCAAAGAGAGGCTCTGGAGACCGTTGTATGGCTCTACGAGGTCGCTCAGGTGAAGGATAAGTACGATTTGATACGCTACAACTCTACAGGCGTTTTGAGCCCTCAGATGTTCACCGAGGATTGGCTCCGATTTGTCATCAAGATGGCTACAGGAGCTGGTAAGACCAAGGTAATGAGCTTGGTGATTGCGTGGGCGTATTTCCATAAACTCTACGAAGAAGGCTCAAATCTCGCAAAGAACTTCCTACTCATCGCACCAAACGTAATCGTGTTCGAGCGTATCAAGAATGACTTTGAAGGAAACAAGATATTCTTCTTGGACCCTGTTCTTCCTGATAACGGTTATATGGGTCAAAACTGGCAGGATGATTTCCAGATTACACTTCACCTCCAAGATGAGCTCAAAAACGTCTCTGATACTGGAAACATTTTCCTCACTAACATTCACCGAGTGTTTGAAAGCGATGTAAAAGATTACGATGCAGACGATGAGGATGCTTCTGAGTATTTCCTTGGAGATAAGCCAGTTACTAAAACAAATCAAGGAACTGTTGATTTAGGAATGGTAGTCCGAGATATTGATGAGCTTATTGTTATCAATGACGAGGCTCACCATATCCACGAAGAAAATGCGTGGCTCAAATCTATTCGTGATATTGATAATAAACTCAAGCAAAAAGGTGGCGGTCTTTCTCTCCAATTAGACGTAACAGCAACACCTAAAAACAACAAAGGTGCGATTTTCGTACAGACTATTTCTGACTATCCGTTGGTTGAAGCAATTCACCAGCGTGTTGTGAAGCAACCAGTTGTGCCAGACGAAGCAAGTCGAGGAAAGCTCAAAGAAGGTCAAAGCGTTGTATTCACAGAGAAGTGGAGAGACCACATTCACCTTGGTGTTGAAGAATGGAGAAAGACATACGAACAACTCCTACCTACAAACAAGAAGTCCCTTCTCTTCATAATGACTGACGATACCAAGAACTGTGATGATGTCGCTCAGTATCTTGAAATGAACTACCCTGAACTAAAGGGTGCGGTCCTTACTATTCACACGAACAAGAGTGGTGAGATTTCTGAGAGTACAACAGGTAGAAATCAAGAAGAACTTGAACAACTCCGAAAGCAATCGAACGAGATTGATAGCTGGGAAAGTCCTTACAAGGTCATCGTGTCTGTAATGATGCTCAAAGAAGGATGGGACGTAAAAAACGTAACTACTATTGTTGGTCTCCGACCATACGCTTCAGATAGTAAAATCCTTCCTGAGCAAACGCTTGGTAGAGGTCTCCGAAGAATGTATTTTGGAAGAGATGACATTGATGAATACGTGAGTGTTATCGGTACTCCAGCCTTTATGGACTTCGTAGAGAGTATCAAGGGTGAAGGCGTACTCCTTGAAAAGCGTTTGATGGGGTCTGGTTCAAAACCTATTTCTCCTATGGTGATTGAGATTGATAAAGAGAACACCAAGAAGGACATTGGAAAACTGGATATTGAAATCCCTGTAATGACCGCCAGAATACAGCGAGAGTACAAAAATCTTGCTGACTTGGATGTTTCTACTTTTGGAAACGAGAAGGTGCAGGTAAAGACGTTCAGTGAGCAAGAGAAACGAGAAATTGTCTTCAAAGATGTGGTTGCTGAAGCGGTCCATCACACTACGATTTTGAGTGGTGATATTGAACCAAACTACCAGAGTGTCGTTGGCTTCTTTGCACAGGCAATAATGCGAGAAATGCGTCTATTCGGATGCTATGACATCCTCTTTGGCAAAGTGAAGGATTTTGTTGAGAACCATATGTTTGAGAGCAAGGTTGAGCTCACAGACCTGAATGTTCTTCGTAACCTATCCGAAGTTGAGTACATAAAACTCATCAAAGACGGCTTCAAGAAATCAATCAACGAGCTAACGGTCCAAGACAAGGGTGATACCGAAATCAAGAACTACATCAAGGTAAGTGATGCACGCCCTTTTGTGGTAAATGATAAGGCGTTCCTCATTCCTCAAAAATCCGTATTCAACCGAATTGTGGGAGATAGTAACTTTGAGCTTGAGTTCTCTGCTTTCCTTGAAAAATGCGATGACACTATCTCGTTTGCGAAGAACTTCCAAAACAAGGAAGCGACTGCTCTCCGTATTGAATACAAGAATGCTGAAGGCTTTATCGCTAATTATTACCCAGACTTCTTTGTGAAGGTTGATGAGAAACAGGTGTACATCATTGAAACAAAGGGTCGTGAAGAAGAGGACGACAAAATCAAGTTTGAAAGACTTCAAAAGTGGTGTGAGGACGTAAACGCTCGACAAAGTAGAGTTGTTTACAAGGCTCTATACGTCAAACAAGAAGACTATGAAAAAAATCCAGCCAAGAACTTCGATGAGCTGGTCCGACTATTCTCAAAGTAG
- a CDS encoding site-specific DNA-methyltransferase produces the protein MKKDNEQQKNGQTKSGSLYLSDNEKRDIVKFLEAGKPLPEKYRFLLFKDDREVELVWNGKTNEVTNVVLPFQVIEQIDEPREGKEFGDKGTLFDFSGKQITGWTNKLIWGDNKLILSSLKNGPMRKEIEAQGGLKLIYIDPPFDVGADFSMNISIGEENDSFTKKPSVIEEIAYRDTWGKGADSFIAMIYERLKLMHELLAEDGSIYVHCDWRVSAFMRMSLDEIFGKENFRNEIIWYYSTLGRPDDRFAQKHDTIFYYGKSNKTYFNEKGARVPYSDEYIKSHFRDKDDNGKVCRKRFDAGKWRTYYPEEGMIPNDVWEIPYENSMSKERLDYPTQKPSALLERIIKSSSNEGDLVADFFVGSGTTIATAEKLGRKWIGTDLGKFGIHTSRKRMVGIQRELKKAGKDFRAFEILNVGKYERESFLNTNDDLRAEEKAKQADRKEKEFIKLILSAYKAEPVESFAHVVGKKRDRLVAIGPINLPVSSKFIREIVSECKEKNLTKIDVLGFDYEMGMNFGEYADEGIDVAFKIIPREVFDKRAVERGQVNFYDVAYIDIKPIITGRGSMKELSIEITDFSVFYNQDNGAIDEELKAGRSKVIIENGQVLKVTKDKDTELVSREVLTKKWSDWIDYWAVDYNFADRKEIIKVIEDGEEKDVWTGDYIFDNEWQSFRTKKNRNLEFKSAPKELPKGDYKVAVKVVDIFGNDTTRVIDVKL, from the coding sequence ATGAAAAAAGACAACGAACAACAAAAGAACGGACAGACCAAGAGTGGCTCACTCTATCTTTCTGACAACGAAAAGCGAGACATTGTGAAGTTCCTCGAAGCTGGAAAACCCCTTCCAGAAAAGTACCGCTTCCTTCTCTTCAAAGATGACCGTGAAGTCGAGCTTGTTTGGAATGGAAAGACTAACGAAGTTACAAACGTAGTTCTTCCATTCCAAGTAATTGAGCAGATTGATGAACCACGAGAAGGTAAAGAGTTTGGCGACAAAGGTACGTTGTTTGATTTCTCTGGTAAGCAAATTACTGGCTGGACCAACAAACTAATCTGGGGAGATAACAAACTCATTCTCTCATCTCTCAAGAACGGTCCAATGCGAAAAGAGATTGAAGCTCAAGGGGGTCTCAAACTTATCTATATTGACCCTCCTTTTGATGTGGGAGCTGACTTTTCAATGAACATTTCAATTGGTGAAGAAAATGACAGCTTCACAAAGAAGCCCTCTGTAATTGAAGAGATTGCCTATCGTGATACGTGGGGTAAAGGTGCAGACAGCTTTATTGCAATGATTTACGAGCGTCTGAAGTTGATGCACGAGCTACTCGCCGAAGATGGAAGTATTTATGTGCATTGTGATTGGCGAGTTAGTGCTTTTATGAGAATGTCGCTCGATGAGATATTTGGAAAAGAAAACTTCAGGAATGAAATTATTTGGTATTACTCAACACTAGGAAGACCAGATGATAGGTTTGCACAAAAGCACGACACTATTTTTTACTATGGAAAATCAAACAAAACGTACTTCAACGAAAAAGGAGCTCGTGTTCCTTACTCTGATGAATACATAAAATCTCACTTTAGGGATAAAGATGATAATGGAAAAGTGTGTAGAAAAAGATTTGATGCAGGTAAATGGAGAACCTACTATCCAGAGGAAGGAATGATACCGAACGATGTGTGGGAAATCCCTTACGAAAACTCGATGTCAAAAGAGCGACTAGACTACCCGACACAAAAACCATCTGCCCTCCTAGAGAGAATTATAAAATCCTCCTCAAATGAGGGAGATTTAGTAGCTGACTTTTTTGTTGGCTCAGGCACAACGATTGCAACGGCTGAAAAACTTGGTCGTAAGTGGATAGGCACTGACCTAGGTAAGTTCGGTATACACACCTCTCGAAAGCGAATGGTTGGTATTCAACGTGAACTCAAAAAAGCAGGAAAAGATTTCCGTGCATTTGAGATATTGAACGTTGGTAAATACGAGCGTGAAAGCTTCCTAAATACTAACGATGACTTACGTGCTGAAGAGAAAGCAAAACAAGCAGACCGAAAAGAAAAAGAGTTCATCAAGCTTATTCTCTCTGCCTACAAAGCTGAACCTGTTGAGAGCTTCGCACACGTTGTAGGAAAGAAGCGAGACAGATTGGTAGCAATCGGTCCTATCAACCTTCCTGTATCTTCAAAGTTTATTCGTGAAATTGTTAGTGAGTGTAAGGAGAAAAATCTTACTAAAATTGATGTTCTCGGTTTCGATTACGAAATGGGAATGAACTTTGGTGAGTATGCTGACGAAGGTATTGATGTTGCTTTCAAAATCATTCCACGTGAAGTGTTTGATAAGCGTGCAGTTGAGCGTGGTCAGGTGAACTTCTATGACGTTGCCTACATCGACATCAAACCAATTATTACTGGTAGAGGTTCAATGAAAGAACTCTCAATTGAGATTACTGACTTCTCTGTTTTCTACAACCAAGACAATGGTGCAATTGATGAAGAACTAAAGGCTGGAAGGTCAAAAGTAATCATCGAAAACGGTCAGGTATTGAAAGTAACAAAGGACAAAGATACCGAACTTGTATCACGAGAGGTCCTCACAAAAAAGTGGAGCGACTGGATTGATTACTGGGCGGTTGATTACAACTTTGCGGACCGTAAAGAAATCATCAAGGTTATTGAGGACGGTGAAGAAAAAGATGTTTGGACTGGAGACTATATCTTTGACAACGAATGGCAAAGTTTCCGTACAAAGAAGAATAGAAATCTTGAGTTCAAGTCTGCACCAAAAGAGCTTCCAAAGGGAGACTACAAAGTTGCAGTAAAGGTCGTGGACATCTTCGGTAACGACACTACCAGAGTGATTGATGTAAAACTATAA
- a CDS encoding helix-turn-helix domain-containing protein, with amino-acid sequence MKSTKKTPQNDGDLPELLTLEEASAYLKCHPNTLRQWDKKGILPAIRIGERRARRYKKEDLEKFVQSPK; translated from the coding sequence ATGAAATCAACGAAAAAAACACCGCAAAATGATGGGGATTTGCCAGAACTTCTCACTTTGGAAGAAGCATCTGCTTATCTCAAGTGTCATCCCAACACGCTTCGGCAATGGGATAAGAAAGGCATACTTCCTGCCATACGAATTGGTGAACGTAGAGCAAGAAGATATAAAAAAGAGGACCTCGAAAAGTTTGTCCAGTCGCCAAAGTAA
- a CDS encoding DUF5659 domain-containing protein, translated as MKRNNESDELHNVPLDDYKNYYYSNDIDVASTLICKGYELVDITPISHNKATFVFKNHPAITDAVEGFWSNRIEVRPLEFANVRKNLKSRIFGMRKTY; from the coding sequence ATGAAAAGAAACAATGAGAGCGATGAGCTCCACAACGTCCCTTTGGACGATTACAAAAACTATTACTACTCGAACGATATTGATGTCGCATCAACCCTCATATGTAAAGGATATGAATTGGTAGACATCACACCGATAAGCCACAACAAGGCTACCTTCGTATTCAAAAATCATCCTGCAATTACGGATGCGGTTGAAGGCTTTTGGAGCAATCGAATTGAGGTCCGACCTCTTGAGTTCGCTAACGTCAGAAAAAATCTGAAATCACGCATCTTCGGAATGCGGAAAACTTACTAG